In Blastopirellula sp. J2-11, a single genomic region encodes these proteins:
- a CDS encoding bestrophin family protein yields the protein MIVNRNLKLSQVLFYTWKSITYYFILSVLVYVLHHELEIGELSVPFNAVALLSTALAIFLGFKNNSAYDRWWEARKIWGLLVNYSRAWGREVLTLSLAAEGDPSGELDAWRRRLIYRHIAFVHALRVFLRRRHEYNRIQDQWVETSNTYDDIRPFLSESEADEVLSKENPPNYLLMIQGCELLEAHRRGWLSDYRFVQLSQTLTEFNNHQGKSERIKNTPFPRAYSFFSRVFVFLHGTLVPFAFVEVLGIFNIPLALLINFIFLSLDQIGERTEDPFENRPGDTPLTNISVTIEQNLKEMLDESELPTKPEKSYGVIF from the coding sequence ATGATCGTCAATAGAAATCTTAAATTAAGTCAGGTGCTCTTCTACACGTGGAAGAGCATCACCTACTATTTCATCCTGTCGGTGCTCGTGTATGTACTGCATCACGAACTTGAAATCGGCGAGCTTAGCGTACCGTTCAATGCGGTTGCGCTGCTTAGTACGGCGCTGGCGATCTTTCTGGGCTTTAAGAACAATAGCGCCTACGATCGTTGGTGGGAGGCGCGCAAGATCTGGGGCCTGTTGGTCAATTACAGCCGTGCCTGGGGGCGTGAAGTGCTGACCCTGAGTCTCGCCGCGGAGGGCGATCCTAGCGGGGAGCTTGACGCTTGGCGGCGTCGTCTCATCTATCGACATATCGCCTTTGTCCACGCGTTGCGAGTCTTCTTGCGGCGCCGACATGAGTACAACCGCATCCAAGACCAGTGGGTTGAAACGTCCAATACCTACGACGATATTCGTCCGTTTCTTTCCGAGTCGGAAGCGGACGAAGTCTTGAGCAAGGAGAATCCGCCGAACTATCTGTTGATGATCCAGGGATGCGAGCTTTTGGAAGCGCACCGCCGAGGCTGGCTCTCCGATTATCGTTTTGTGCAGCTTTCTCAGACGCTCACCGAATTCAACAATCACCAAGGGAAAAGCGAAAGGATCAAGAACACGCCATTTCCCCGGGCCTACAGCTTCTTTTCACGCGTGTTCGTCTTTTTGCACGGAACGCTCGTCCCGTTTGCATTTGTCGAAGTGCTCGGCATCTTCAACATTCCGCTCGCGTTGCTCATCAATTTCATCTTCTTAAGTCTTGACCAAATCGGTGAACGAACGGAAGACCCGTTTGAAAATCGCCCCGGCGATACGCCGCTGACAAACATCAGCGTCACGATTGAGCAG
- the acpS gene encoding holo-ACP synthase, with protein MNIVGIGTDIIECLRIAQMIERHGELFINRVYTPREIDYCSSRKAATQHYAGRWAAKEAVLKAIGTGWIKGIAWRDVEVENLFGGKPRINLSGGALESSQRRGILEIMISISHCRSHAIAYATAIGGEDISPLGMRD; from the coding sequence ATGAACATCGTCGGAATCGGTACCGACATCATCGAGTGCCTACGCATCGCCCAGATGATCGAACGTCACGGAGAGCTTTTCATCAATCGCGTCTACACGCCGCGCGAGATCGACTATTGCAGCAGCCGCAAAGCGGCGACGCAGCACTATGCCGGACGTTGGGCCGCGAAAGAAGCGGTCTTGAAAGCGATCGGCACCGGCTGGATCAAAGGAATCGCCTGGCGAGACGTCGAAGTTGAGAATCTCTTTGGAGGCAAGCCGCGCATTAACCTCTCTGGAGGCGCGCTCGAGTCGAGCCAGCGCCGCGGTATTCTCGAGATCATGATCAGCATCTCGCACTGCCGTTCCCATGCGATCGCATACGCGACGGCGATCGGCGGCGAGGATATCTCGCCGCTGGGGATGCGCGATTAG
- the trpS gene encoding tryptophan--tRNA ligase, producing MRVLSGIQPTGRFHWGNYFGAIRQYIDLQNEEASYYFIANLHALTTVRDKEQLWRNTIDAALDLLALGLDPNQANLFVQSDVPEVSELCWVLMTGTSMGLLERCHAYKDKVSRGLSAGAGLFTYPVLMAADILAYDANVVPVGSDQVQHIEVTRDLAQSFNHQYGEVFVLPQAKMLDTSAKVVGTDGEKMSKSYDNTIEIFEPAKQMRKKIMRIVTDSRPMEDPKDPATDHLFQLFQLFASAEAKDEMAAMYRKGGFGYGTVKKALADAADDYFGEVRAKREELAAQPEKVREILGDGAAAARQQAGAVLRRAQEACGLKRA from the coding sequence ATGCGCGTGTTGTCAGGCATTCAGCCCACCGGAAGATTCCACTGGGGCAATTATTTCGGCGCGATTCGGCAGTACATCGATCTGCAGAATGAAGAAGCGTCATACTATTTCATCGCCAATTTGCACGCGCTGACGACCGTTCGCGACAAAGAGCAGCTCTGGCGAAACACGATCGACGCCGCGCTCGATCTGTTGGCGCTGGGGCTCGATCCGAACCAGGCGAATCTCTTTGTCCAGTCCGATGTGCCGGAAGTCTCCGAGCTTTGCTGGGTGCTGATGACCGGTACGTCGATGGGCTTGCTTGAGCGGTGCCACGCCTACAAAGACAAAGTCAGTCGCGGCCTCAGCGCCGGCGCTGGCCTGTTCACCTATCCCGTGTTGATGGCGGCCGATATTTTGGCGTATGACGCCAATGTTGTGCCGGTCGGCAGCGATCAAGTGCAGCATATTGAAGTAACACGCGATCTGGCGCAAAGCTTCAATCATCAGTACGGCGAAGTCTTTGTGCTGCCGCAAGCGAAGATGCTCGATACCTCAGCGAAGGTGGTCGGCACCGATGGCGAGAAGATGTCGAAAAGCTACGACAACACGATCGAGATCTTTGAGCCGGCGAAGCAGATGCGGAAGAAGATCATGCGGATCGTGACCGACTCGAGGCCGATGGAAGACCCGAAAGATCCGGCGACCGATCATCTGTTCCAACTCTTCCAACTGTTCGCCAGCGCCGAAGCCAAAGACGAGATGGCCGCAATGTATCGAAAAGGGGGCTTTGGCTACGGCACGGTCAAAAAGGCGTTGGCCGACGCGGCCGACGATTACTTTGGCGAAGTCCGTGCGAAACGGGAAGAGCTGGCGGCGCAGCCTGAGAAAGTGCGAGAGATCTTGGGAGATGGCGCCGCAGCCGCTCGCCAGCAAGCAGGCGCTGTTCTGCGTCGCGCCCAAGAAGCATGCGGATTAAAACGAGCGTAA
- a CDS encoding dihydroorotate dehydrogenase: MSASLSVEIGSLRLANPILVASGTFGYAREMAGMVDVGRLGGIVPKTITQAPRAGNVPWRTVETTAGLLNSIGLDNDGIDAFIEHHLPYLGSLPTPAIVSIAGRTSEEFTQMSARLSQYDEVGAIELNISCPNVSGGVDFGICPETCRDLIASVRAQCTKPLLAKLTPNVARIADVAAAAEAGGADGISAINTLLGMAVDWRRRKPLLGNVMGGLSGPAIKPVALRCVYQIAQRVKIPVIGIGGIGTIDDVMEFLVAGASAVQIGTANFNDPTVSMRLLDQLPAALAELGAASVQEIIGSLQTQSQPALNVLGSPVA, translated from the coding sequence ATGTCTGCCAGCTTGTCGGTCGAAATTGGTTCTTTGCGCCTGGCAAATCCGATTCTGGTCGCTTCCGGCACCTTTGGCTACGCGCGCGAAATGGCCGGCATGGTCGATGTCGGCCGACTCGGCGGCATTGTCCCTAAGACAATCACCCAGGCGCCGCGCGCCGGCAATGTTCCCTGGCGAACCGTTGAAACCACCGCGGGCCTGTTGAATTCGATCGGGCTCGATAACGACGGTATCGATGCATTCATCGAGCATCATCTTCCCTACTTGGGATCGCTGCCTACTCCGGCGATTGTCAGTATCGCCGGCCGCACCAGTGAAGAGTTTACGCAGATGTCGGCGCGGCTGTCGCAGTACGACGAAGTCGGCGCGATCGAGCTGAATATCTCGTGCCCGAATGTGAGCGGCGGGGTCGACTTCGGCATTTGTCCCGAAACGTGTCGTGATTTGATCGCTTCGGTTCGCGCTCAATGCACCAAGCCGCTCTTGGCGAAGTTGACCCCCAACGTTGCGCGGATCGCGGATGTCGCCGCCGCTGCCGAAGCGGGAGGCGCCGACGGTATTTCGGCGATCAACACACTGCTTGGCATGGCCGTCGATTGGCGCCGTCGCAAGCCGCTGTTGGGCAACGTGATGGGAGGACTCAGCGGTCCCGCGATCAAGCCGGTGGCGCTGCGTTGCGTGTATCAAATCGCTCAACGCGTGAAAATTCCGGTGATCGGCATCGGCGGCATCGGTACGATTGATGACGTGATGGAGTTTCTGGTCGCCGGCGCTTCGGCGGTGCAAATCGGTACGGCCAACTTCAATGATCCGACCGTGTCGATGAGATTGCTCGATCAGTTGCCAGCGGCGCTGGCCGAACTGGGCGCTGCGTCGGTCCAAGAGATCATCGGTTCGCTACAGACTCAGTCGCAACCAGCGCTCAACGTTCTCGGTTCGCCGGTCGCGTAA
- a CDS encoding HU family DNA-binding protein — protein MTKKEIVKTISEEIGLTQLKTKEIVQKTFNAIVDTLVEDGRIELRNFGVFEVKKRAARKARNPRTGEKVYVPSKFVVTFKPGKEMEERVRQMEEAERRREEAEAMASGSSEMMGGPSNPPSQTPEPPTNTFAPPPGDFDH, from the coding sequence GTGACCAAGAAAGAGATAGTGAAGACGATTTCAGAAGAAATCGGACTCACCCAGCTGAAAACCAAGGAAATCGTTCAAAAGACGTTCAATGCGATCGTCGATACTTTGGTTGAAGACGGTCGAATCGAGCTGCGGAATTTTGGCGTCTTTGAAGTCAAGAAACGAGCGGCCCGCAAGGCGCGTAATCCACGCACCGGTGAGAAGGTTTATGTTCCGTCGAAATTCGTCGTAACCTTCAAGCCTGGTAAGGAGATGGAAGAACGCGTTCGCCAAATGGAAGAAGCGGAACGCCGCCGTGAAGAGGCCGAAGCAATGGCCTCGGGTTCGTCGGAAATGATGGGTGGTCCCTCGAATCCACCCAGCCAGACGCCAGAACCCCCTACCAATACATTCGCCCCCCCGCCTGGCGATTTCGATCATTGA
- a CDS encoding YkgJ family cysteine cluster protein, translating to MSKSPWYRDGLRFECSQCGDCCTGAPGYVWVNDEEIAQLAVLVELSVDQFEETYVRKVGLRKSLREYGDGACVFFDTNSRGCTVYSARPRQCRTWPFWDSNIRTEADWKETCEMCPGSGKGPLYQLEEIEERKSQIRI from the coding sequence ATGTCGAAGTCACCTTGGTATCGCGACGGATTGCGTTTCGAATGCTCGCAGTGCGGTGATTGCTGCACTGGCGCGCCTGGCTATGTGTGGGTGAACGACGAAGAAATTGCTCAACTTGCCGTTTTGGTGGAGCTTTCGGTCGATCAATTTGAAGAGACGTACGTACGGAAAGTGGGCCTACGAAAAAGCTTGCGAGAGTATGGCGATGGTGCTTGCGTCTTCTTCGATACCAATTCACGCGGGTGCACCGTCTATTCGGCTCGCCCCCGACAATGCCGAACCTGGCCGTTTTGGGATTCCAATATTCGCACCGAGGCGGATTGGAAGGAAACCTGCGAGATGTGCCCGGGGAGCGGTAAGGGCCCCCTCTATCAATTGGAAGAAATCGAAGAGCGTAAGAGCCAGATTCGGATCTAA
- a CDS encoding cysteine desulfurase, with protein MNVEGQTRIYLDNAATSWPKAPGVVDAMLRHLEHIGAPAGRSGYHEAAVVERAVSETRRQLAYLLGVREAERVVFTFNGTDSLNTVMHGFLRPGDHVVTSTIEHNSVLRPLAYLASRRGIEVRHAAPDAQGIVSPQAIEEALNEKSRLIVISHASNVTGALQPIEAITEMAHRRGVRVLVDGAQAAGHTPIRLEESGVDFYACSGHKGLLGPLGVGVLYLAPGAEIETESFRQGGTGTLSQHPQQPDTLPDKYESGNPNVTAILGLQAAVEYLRDRTVTAVERQMRERTAQLLEGLAGIPSIDVFGPLSAADRIGVVSLNVPGFDPHELASYLDSAHHIQVRAGLHCSPLMHQQLGTTDRGGAVRFSVGAFTTAAEIEKVLSALSSLVH; from the coding sequence ATGAACGTAGAGGGGCAAACGCGAATTTATCTGGACAATGCCGCTACGAGTTGGCCCAAAGCGCCAGGCGTAGTTGACGCGATGCTACGGCATTTAGAACATATCGGCGCGCCGGCGGGACGTAGCGGATATCATGAAGCGGCGGTTGTCGAACGCGCCGTGTCGGAAACGCGCCGGCAACTCGCTTATCTGTTGGGCGTACGCGAAGCGGAACGCGTGGTATTTACCTTCAACGGCACCGACTCGCTAAATACCGTGATGCATGGTTTCTTGCGACCGGGCGATCATGTAGTCACGTCGACGATCGAACATAACTCGGTGCTTCGCCCGTTGGCTTATCTCGCATCGCGACGGGGAATTGAAGTCCGTCATGCGGCGCCTGACGCGCAAGGAATTGTTTCGCCGCAAGCGATCGAGGAAGCGCTGAACGAGAAGTCGCGATTGATCGTGATCAGTCATGCATCGAATGTGACCGGAGCGCTGCAACCGATCGAAGCGATCACCGAGATGGCCCATCGCCGCGGTGTGCGCGTGCTGGTCGATGGCGCACAAGCTGCCGGACATACGCCGATTCGTCTCGAAGAGTCAGGCGTCGACTTCTACGCTTGCTCTGGACACAAAGGATTGTTGGGCCCCTTGGGGGTCGGCGTCCTCTACTTGGCGCCTGGCGCCGAGATCGAGACCGAGAGTTTTCGCCAAGGGGGAACCGGCACGCTTAGCCAGCATCCGCAGCAGCCAGATACGTTGCCCGACAAATACGAAAGCGGGAACCCCAACGTCACCGCGATTTTGGGCTTGCAAGCGGCGGTCGAATACCTGCGAGATCGGACGGTTACGGCGGTCGAGCGTCAAATGCGAGAGCGTACAGCGCAGTTGCTGGAAGGCTTGGCCGGAATCCCAAGCATTGACGTCTTTGGCCCGCTTTCGGCGGCGGACCGCATCGGCGTCGTCAGCTTGAACGTGCCGGGGTTTGATCCCCATGAGTTAGCGAGTTACTTGGACTCGGCTCACCATATTCAGGTCCGCGCTGGGCTCCATTGTTCCCCGCTGATGCACCAGCAATTGGGGACCACCGACCGCGGCGGCGCCGTTCGGTTTAGCGTAGGCGCCTTTACGACGGCGGCCGAGATTGAGAAAGTGCTATCTGCTCTCAGTTCACTCGTCCACTAA
- the moaA gene encoding GTP 3',8-cyclase MoaA, giving the protein MTPQPPLVDRFDRIHTSLRISVTDRCNIRCFYCMPLENVQFKPRAELLTFEEIERVARIAVSLGVQKFRLTGGEPLVRAQLHELVQRLAAIPGVEDLALTTNGVLLADQAAALHDAGLRRLNVSLDGLSEEMFRRITRRQGVDRVLQGIAAAQAVGFVGIRLNAVSIRGLTESEIVPLARFSREHNLELRFIEFMPLDADKNWGAAQVLSGAEVREIISRDVAELSPVRRADLSQPAVDYEYADSPVRVGFINSVTEPFCGDCNRLRITAEGQLRNCLFSTEEWDVRSLLRGGATNEVVAKLFQDCTSAKRRGHGSDDQGFADTQRAMYQIGG; this is encoded by the coding sequence ATGACGCCGCAGCCGCCGCTTGTCGATCGGTTTGACCGCATTCACACCAGCTTGCGGATCAGCGTGACCGATCGCTGCAACATCCGTTGCTTTTACTGCATGCCGCTTGAGAATGTGCAGTTCAAGCCGCGTGCCGAACTGTTGACCTTTGAAGAGATCGAACGTGTCGCTCGAATTGCCGTCTCGCTGGGCGTGCAAAAGTTTCGCCTGACCGGCGGTGAGCCGCTCGTACGCGCTCAATTGCACGAGCTGGTCCAACGTCTCGCGGCGATCCCTGGAGTCGAGGATCTGGCGCTGACCACCAACGGCGTGCTGTTGGCCGATCAGGCCGCTGCGCTGCATGACGCCGGGTTGCGGCGACTCAATGTCAGCTTAGACGGCTTGTCGGAAGAGATGTTCCGGCGAATTACGCGGCGTCAGGGAGTCGATCGCGTCTTGCAAGGGATTGCCGCCGCTCAGGCGGTTGGTTTTGTAGGAATTCGCCTGAACGCGGTCTCGATCCGGGGGCTGACCGAAAGCGAGATCGTTCCGCTGGCTCGCTTTTCTCGCGAACATAACTTAGAACTGCGGTTTATTGAGTTTATGCCGCTGGACGCCGACAAGAACTGGGGCGCAGCACAAGTGCTGAGCGGCGCCGAGGTGCGCGAGATCATTTCTCGCGACGTGGCCGAGCTTTCGCCGGTTCGCCGCGCCGATCTGAGTCAGCCGGCGGTTGACTACGAGTATGCGGACTCGCCGGTCCGCGTGGGGTTTATTAACTCGGTGACCGAGCCGTTTTGCGGCGACTGCAATCGTTTGCGGATCACGGCCGAAGGCCAACTGCGAAACTGCCTGTTTTCGACCGAAGAATGGGACGTTCGATCGCTACTTCGGGGCGGCGCGACCAACGAAGTTGTCGCGAAATTATTTCAGGATTGCACTAGCGCCAAGCGACGAGGGCATGGAAGCGATGATCAAGGATTCGCGGATACGCAAAGGGCGATGTATCAAATCGGAGGGTGA